In the genome of Hydrogenobacter sp., the window CTAAACAGCTCAAGGGGTTTTACCCTCATTGAGCTTCTGATCGTCATAGCCATTATAGCCATTCTGGCATCGCTTGCCATACCTCAGTATATGAAGTATCAAAGAAAGGCAAGGGTAAGCTCTTACGCAGAACCCATAGCAAGAGGTTGTATGTTAGATGTGGTAGCCTTCTGCACGGAAAACCCAAGCGGTACCATAAATCCTGCGAGCCTTGGAAACTGCTCTTCAACCAGCGTAACCACCGCAGGTGGTACTGTGACCCTTACCCAACCAGGCGGAACTTGCAATGCTGATGGTACTGTACCTGATAACACTTCTGCTGTCGCCACGCTTGCAGGCATAACTGATTATTCCGCTGTCTGTTTCTATTCGGCTACTTCTGTAAGATGCACCATACAAGGTTGATATAGCTTTTGCCCCCTCCGGGGGGTTCTCCTATGAAAAGGGGTTTTACGCTTATAGAACTCCTTTTGGTTATAGCCTTGCTGGTGATCTTGGCTTCCATGGCTATACCTTCTTATATGATGTATAAGAATAAGGCTAAAGTAGCTAATTTTGCCTTATCCATAGCTTCAGCGTGCGCCAGAGATGCTATGGCTGACTGTGCTTCCAGGTTCGTTGATGTTCCTACACCTTATAACTTGAACGGTTTACAAAACTGTTCAAACGTTAACACCGCTATAGGAGGAGTTACTATACTGCTTGATGGAAGCTATACATGTGCGCCAAGCGGTGTAGCGAGCGGTACCGTAAAGGGCATGTTGGCAGGTGTGGATAACTACACTGCGGTGTGTGAATTTGCACAAAACAGCATAAGGTGCAGCATAAGGTGATATACCTGCTTCTGTCCCTTTTTGCGCTCTTCTACACTTTATCTTCCAGCAAGGTTTTAAATACAGGTGATGCGGGTGAGTTTGCCTCAGGGGGTATCACGCTGGGTCTGGCTCATCCATCAGGCTATCCCTTGTACATGGAATTACTTAAGCTCTTTAGCTTTTTGCCTTTGGGGAGTCTCCCTTTCAGGATGGTACTTGTCTCTATTGCCTTTTCTCTTCTTTCCCTATACCTGCTTTACCTGATACTTCTGAGACTCACCGGAGATAAGTACGTTTCCATGTTTTCCGTTGTTCTCCTTGGAGTTTCTTACTCCTTTTGGGGGCAGTCGGTAGTTATGAAGTTTTATCCTCTCAACCTCTTTATCATCTCCATTATGCTCTATGCAGGTATAAAGGTTATCCTTGAGGGTTACGACAGGCGATATCAGTTTTTGGTAAGCTTTCTGATCGGTCTTACACTGGCAAACCATCACACTGGTATTATGATGGTGATTCCCT includes:
- a CDS encoding prepilin-type N-terminal cleavage/methylation domain-containing protein; translation: MKELYQMTGRSARLNSSRGFTLIELLIVIAIIAILASLAIPQYMKYQRKARVSSYAEPIARGCMLDVVAFCTENPSGTINPASLGNCSSTSVTTAGGTVTLTQPGGTCNADGTVPDNTSAVATLAGITDYSAVCFYSATSVRCTIQG
- a CDS encoding prepilin-type N-terminal cleavage/methylation domain-containing protein, translated to MKRGFTLIELLLVIALLVILASMAIPSYMMYKNKAKVANFALSIASACARDAMADCASRFVDVPTPYNLNGLQNCSNVNTAIGGVTILLDGSYTCAPSGVASGTVKGMLAGVDNYTAVCEFAQNSIRCSIR